Proteins from one Malaya genurostris strain Urasoe2022 chromosome 2, Malgen_1.1, whole genome shotgun sequence genomic window:
- the LOC131427706 gene encoding RNA-binding protein with serine-rich domain 1-A-like: MARSKNRSESADSDKAEKKQRGREKERKKRTSSSSDSSSSDSSSSRSSSGSRSSSSSSSSSSSSSSSSSSSGAERSRPKRKTATKSRSRSASPPKEPPKEVKPIRPKSKERTDRRTPERDNDKENKQTKVISPDRSAKDGARSRRSRSGSSKRRRKERSVTPRPTRIHVGRLTRNVVKDHILEIFSVYGEIRNVDFAIDRFQPFGRGFCYIDYVNPDGAENAIKHMAGGQVDGQEITVVPVLVQKTRPPIRRLSPIMRNNRPPPRWRPSPMRYRRREPIRRNSPRRRRSRSPIRRRRHSNSSDSSR, from the exons AT GGCTCGCTCTAAAAATCGTTCAGAGTCGGCTGATTCTGATAAAGCCGAGAAAAAGCAGCGCGGCCGTGAGAAAGAACGCAAGAAGCGTACATCAAGTAGCAGCGATAGTAG TTCATCTGATAGCAGTTCATCGCGAAGCAGTTCGGGTTCTCGGTCCAGCTCATCTAGCAGTAGTTCATCCTCATCTAGCTCATCATCGTCATCTAGCAGTGGAGCAGAACGCTCTCGCCCAAAGCGTAAAACCGCAACTAAATCTCGTTCGCGGAGTGCAAGTCCCCCGAAAGAACCTCCAAAGGAGGTTAAGCCAATTCGTCCAAAGTCCAAGGAACGCACGGATCGTAGAACTCCGGAACGAGACAATGATAAAGAAAATAAGCAGACGAAGGTAATTTCACCAGATCGGAGTGCCAAGGACGGTGCACGCAGTCGTCGTTCTCGATCTGGATCGTCTAAGCGTCGAAGAAAGGAACGCTCAGTTACACCACGTCCCACTAGAATACACGTAGGTCGATTAACAAGGAACGTTGTAAAAGATCACATTCTGGAAATATTTAGCGTTTATGGTGAGATTCGAAATGTTGATTTTGCAATCGACCGTTTCCAACCGTTTGGGCGTGGTTTCTGTTATATCGATTATGTTAACCCGGATGGGGCAGAGAATGCCATTAAGCATATGGCCGGTGGGCAGGTCGATGGGCAGGAAATCACCGTCGTGCCTGTTCTAGTTCAGAAAACTCGACCACCGATACGTCGCCTATCGCCGATAATGAGGAACAATCGACCACCACCACGTTGGCGTCCGTCTCCTATGCGCTACAGACGTCGTGAGCCGATCAGACGCAACAGCCCGCGACGTCGACGCTCTCGCAGTCCCATTAGAAGGCGACGCCACAGCAACAGCTCGGACAGTTCCCGTTAA
- the LOC131427704 gene encoding uncharacterized protein LOC131427704: MDSSKIFNLDPFNDSVDASNLRLEWEEWHRACELLLELNAIDSQHHKLIFMLARGGRGLQRIYYNLAPVTGEAQPGPVKIPYAPREIPEYDNAIMRLNAFFMGKCNERVELEVFRSLRQSTGESFNRFVLRLRTQAARCDFRDRMEKELLQQITVGANDERVRDKGIENIMNLDEIVNYALNRELLQKQKEKAQTIRLESDVVASVKPNWGRRMESTFSHSKLERHDKHARNECDRCGSWRHNGGSKECTARNATCNKCAGLGHFARKCRAGRNALSQSRRTWNRSYTANTLENGSNQEMNRYVDNKAPSKVA, encoded by the coding sequence ATGGATTcgagtaaaatattcaatttggatCCATTCAACGATTCCGTTGACGCATCAAATTTACGATTGGAGTGGGAAGAGTGGCATAGAGCATGCGAACTACTTCTAGAATTGAACGCTATTGACTCGCAACATCATAAGTTAATATTTATGCTGGCTCGAGGTGGCAGAGGCCTACAAAGAATATATTATAATCTTGCCCCTGTGACTGGGGAAGCCCAACCAGGTCCAGTAAAAATTCCGTATGCACCCCGAGAAATTCCCGAGTATGATAATGCTATCATGCGGCTCAATGCGTTCTTTATGGGAAAATGTAACGAAAGAGTCGAGCTTGAAGTATTTCGTTCACTCAGGCAGTCGACCGGAGAATCTTTCAATCGATTCGTTTTAAGATTACGGACCCAAGCAGCACGTTGCGACTTCCGAGATCgtatggagaaagaattattaCAACAAATTACAGTAGGGGCCAACGATGAAAGAGTCAGGGATAAAGGAATCGAGAATATTATGAACCTAGACGAAATCGTGAATTATGCGCTAAATAGGGAATTACTGCAAAAGCAGAAAGAGAAAGCGCAAACAATCAGACTAGAATCCGATGTCGTAGCATCAGTAAAGCCAAATTGGGGAAGAAGAATGGAGTCAACGTTTTCACACAGCAAGCTGGAAAGACACGATAAACATGCCAGAAATGAATGCGATCGCTGTGGTTCGTGGAGGCACAACGGAGGATCAAAAGAATGCACCGCGCGGAACGCGACCTGCAATAAATGTGCTGGTCTCGGACACTTTGCTAGAAAGTGTCGAGCAGGTCGGAACGCACTATCACAGTCCCGGAGAACCTGGAATAGATCCTACACAGCCAATACTTTGGAAAATGGATCTAACCAAGAGATGAATCGTTACGTTGACAATAAGGCACCTTCAAAGGTAGCATAA
- the LOC131427703 gene encoding importin-13, whose amino-acid sequence MDVRMIEEAVLSFYQSGTHKQEDTHQWLQQIQESPHAWSFCWELMQLNKPSEIQFFGAITLHSKLTKHWAEVPKEAHNEFRQKLLESIVMFGNGPKIVLSQLCISLSVFIVHMLQLPTVIEDVTNMFLNEQLGTLSKNTQLEILMSVLEGIPDEAESVHIQIPRPIVREELNKKAEFATGTVINYLSGKLNNGRFEDSEMNVLINATKCLASWLKYGNVRLDECETMVQVLLKIVHYCYWKEPKEDGCMSQEDSDLAETAVKVLVKIMSSQTCNGHKYSATVVRYMHLFLDVFGPILDIEWKANNENENLALVIYTLFLSTLECYSSAIFAGILSDNEELTKVYGRTVELLVKCTDKPGTYPVDESCSTLAMEFWYMLQDEVFSMPNDENKTKCWDAIKPVYAHIVKVLIRKSQLPNEKVMHKWNSDDLETFRCYRQDIGDTMLSCHDVLNDIMLDVLSEALDESILYLNYDPQNTDNWPLLEATIHAYCSIAQKIEFAEYPQVVKLLKVLNDIPYEKYSDKLLGMALETAGAYSDWISDNPKYLPSAIELLVKGLSSTQASQATLGLKDLTSECQKEMAPFALPLLDACRAALQGGHLKNSEMIRLMYTVGNIMSVISYENIIQYLDIMVSPCFEELQQNVQNQDKSDGAKGRVILRLEMISKLFSSLNTRKLNVSQRTEKDDDLQLVPPQSPQPVQPILLILEKTMSLLKNLCTLWIHDESVIETLCKALQQALTNLLDDIKPLLNDMCSLILLIFANKCAPSAVEMAGSFILIFYNDVESRESMKQLFSAILEYNFGQMQQYDEHQKLSDVADLIETFYLFNTRIIKKMAVCYSAVQADCIKLIEYAMKSMMLPETGPIKKSVGFLSVFIKESRNYPLMMNAVAAQGENLLRNTFLCLGGYTPRAHVDVFADIFLALNCKYPSDFARWMKLLEKPNFPTFFVSATDKEQFIKKVIKEKVNRRLVQEHVRKFAAMCRNAVEWEIDFRTS is encoded by the exons ATGGATGTTCGCATGATCGAAGAAGCGGTTCTGTCGTTCTACCAAAGTGGCACCCACAAGCAGGAAGATACTCATCAATGGTTGCAACAAATTCAGGAAAGTCCACATGCCTGGTCCTTTTGCTGGGAGCTAATGCAACTGAATAAACCATCCGAAATTCAGTTTTTCGGAGCTATCACTCTTCATTCCAAATTGACCAAGCATTGGGCTGAAGTGCCAAAAGAGGCTCACAATGAGTTCAGACAAAAACTGCTAGAGAGTATTGTTATGTTTGGCAATGGTCCGAAGATAGTCCTGAGCCAGCTGTGCATTTCG TTGAGTGTCTTCATTGTACATATGCTTCAACTACCTACAGTGATTGAAGATGTCACCAATATGTTTCTGAACGAACAACTTGGTACTTTGTCGAAAAACACACAACTGGAAATCTTGATGTCCGTACTAGAAGGAATTCCTGACGAGGCAGAGTCCGTCCATATACAAATTCCAAGGCCGATAGTACGCGAGGAGTTAAACAAAAAGGCAGAGTTTGCTACGGGTACAGTGATCAACTATCTCAGCGGAAAGCTTAACAATGGTCGGTTCGAGGACAGTGAAATGAATGTTCTGATAAATGCGACGAAATGTCTCGCGTCTTGGCTCAAGTACGGCAACGTCAGGTTGGACGAGTGCGAAACGATGGTTCAAGTATTGCTGAAAATTGTCCACTATTGCTACTGGAAAGAACCCAAAGAAGACGGGTGTATGTCGCAGGAGGACAGTGATTTGGCAGAGACAGCAGTGAAGGTGCTAGTG AAAATTATGAGCTCTCAAACCTGCAACGGACACAAATACTCAGCGACAGTTGTCCGTTACATGCATTTGTTCTTGGACGTTTTCGGCCCAATTTTAGACATAGAGTGGAAGGCAAATAACGAGAACGAGAATTTGGCACTCGTGATATATACTCTTTTTCTGTCCACCCTGGAATGCTACTCTTCGGCTATCTTCGCCGGTATcttatcagacaatgaagaactTACCAAGGTGTACGGCAGAACGGTGGAACTGCTGGTCAAGTGTACAGACAAACCGGGTACGTATCCGGTGGATGAATCGTGCAGCACATTAGCCATGGAATTTTGGTACATGTTGCAGGACGAGGTCTTTTCTATGCCGAATGACGAGAACAAAACCAAATGTTGGGACGCGATCAAACCAGTATACGCTCATATTGTGAAAGTATTAATACGAAAAAGTCAATTGCCAAATGAGAAAGTCATGCACAAATGGAACTCCGATGACTTGGAAACGTTTCGCTGCTACAGGCAAGATATTGGAGATACCATGTTATCCTGTCACGATGTTCTGAACGACATTATGTTGGACGTACTGTCGGAGGCGTTGGATGAATCCATTCTGTACCTAAACTACGATCCCCAGAATACAGATAACTGGCCATTACTAGAGGCCACGATCCATGCGTACTGTTCAATTGCACAGAAAATAGAATTTGCCGAATATCCACAGGTGGTGAAATTGCTCAAAGTATTAAACGATATTCCGTACGAAAAATACAGTGACAAATTGTTGGGAATGGCACTTGAAACAGCCGGAGCCTATAGCGATTGGATCAGTGACAATCCGAAATATTTACCATCTGCGATCGAACTGTTAGTGAAAGGCCTGAGTTCGACGCAAGCTTCGCAGGCTACGCTGGGTCTCAAAGATCTTACCTCAGAGTGCCAAAAGGAAATGGCTCCGTTTGCGCTTCCTCTGCTTGATGCTTGTCGAGCCGCGCTTCAAGGAGGACATCtgaaaaattcagaaatgaTCCGTCTCATGTATACAGTCGGCAACATCATGAGTGTAATCTCGTATGAAAACATTATTCAATACCTTGACATTATGGTGTCACCATGCTTCGAAGAACTTCAGCagaacgtgcaaaatcaggacaAAAGTGACGGTGCCAAGGGACGAGTAATCCTTCGACTCGAAatgatctcaaaactattctCCTCACTGAACACACGTAAATTAAACGTCTCACAGCGAACCGAAAAAGATGACGATCTGCAGCTCGTCCCACCGCAATCACCGCAACCCGTCCAGCCGATTCttttaattctggaaaaaacgaTGAGTTTACTAAAGAATCTCTGCACCCTTTGGATACACGATGAAAGTGTCATTGAAACTCTATGCAAAGCACTTCAGCAAGCATTGACAAATCTTTTGGACGATATAAAACCTTTGCTGAACGATATGTGCAGTCTGATATTGCTTATTTTTGCCAACAAATGCGCTCCGTCCGCAGTTGAGATGGCAGGCAGC tTTATTCTAATCTTTTACAACGACGTAGAAAGTCGTGAAAGTATGAAACAACTGTTTTCAGCCATCTTGGAATATAATTTCGGACAAATGCAA CAATATGACGAGCATCAGAAACTATCCGATGTAGCGGATCTCATCGAGACGTTTTATCTATTCAACACTCGAATAATCAAAAAGATGGCCGTGTGCTACTCGGCCGTTCAAGCAGATTGCATAAAGTTAATCGAATACG CCATGAAAAGCATGATGCTGCCGGAGACGGGTCCGATTAAAAAAAGTGTTGGATTTTTGTCTGTGTTCATAAAGGAGTCCCGCAACTATCCATTGATGATGAATGCCGTTGCGGCACAAGGGGAAAATTTGCTTCGAAATACCTTTCTATGTCTCG gtGGGTATACGCCTCGAGCCCATGTAGATGTATTCGCTGACATCTTTCTTGCCCTGAACTGTAAGTACCCAAGCGATTTCGCTCGTTGGATGAAACTACTCGAAAAGCCAAATTTTCCCACCTTTTTTGTGAGTGCGACCGACAAAGAACAGTTTATTAAAAAAGTAATTAA AGAAAAGGTTAATCGACGACTCGTACAGGAGCATGTGAGGAAGTTTGCTGCCATGTGCCGAAATGCTGTCGAGTGGGAGATTGATTTTAGAACGAGCTAA